In Aquimarina sp. TRL1, a single window of DNA contains:
- a CDS encoding lipocalin family protein: MRLLFFIAVSAMVLTSCKGTSIAVQQTTKAINGQWTLNQLDYDAEGTYNITLFGGIPAKCVEGSQWAFVSNNNRGNYLITDGSCANVAGPNNFIWTVPDEMYGYDYSIMVKPVNAKYKSEINNKAYRMSLTEVKENAMLWTYEVPGDGEKVTIKLHFTRR; the protein is encoded by the coding sequence ATGAGATTATTATTTTTTATAGCGGTAAGCGCTATGGTATTAACCTCCTGTAAAGGAACGAGTATTGCTGTTCAGCAAACCACCAAAGCAATTAATGGGCAATGGACGTTGAATCAATTAGATTACGATGCTGAGGGGACGTATAATATTACGTTATTTGGAGGAATTCCTGCTAAATGTGTAGAAGGTTCTCAATGGGCATTTGTATCCAATAACAATAGAGGAAACTATCTTATTACCGATGGGAGCTGTGCTAATGTTGCCGGACCAAATAATTTTATCTGGACGGTGCCAGATGAGATGTATGGATACGATTACAGTATTATGGTCAAACCTGTAAATGCTAAATACAAAAGCGAAATCAATAATAAAGCATATCGAATGTCACTTACCGAAGTAAAGGAAAATGCAATGTTATGGACCTATGAAGTACCAGGTGATGGAGAAAAAGTAACGATAAAATTACATTTCACAAGAAGATAA
- a CDS encoding histidine decarboxylase gives MKLHTLEQNQLEALYKNIEETTQNFLGYPVSKDFDYSDLLPFLKFPLNNLGDPFGESTYRVDSRAMEREVVHFFAEQFRADPDNFWGYVTNGGSEGNLYGLYLARELYPKGMVYFSEATHYSVQKNITLLNMDFVKVRAQENGELDYQDLREAIGYNRHRPVIVIANIGTTMTEAKDNPARIASIIQDMAISGHYIHADAALAGGFAPFIDPRPIFDFQDGVDSISVSGHKFIGSPMPSGVVIVKKDNRDRIARNIAYIGSADATITGSRNGHSPLFLWYAIKKLGVEGFTKRTRHSLAVAAYTLKKLQTLGIDAWRNPNAITVVFPAPPVAIIDKWQLATENGQSHIICMPNVSFDQIDLLIQDLKETMIIPA, from the coding sequence ATGAAATTACATACATTAGAACAAAATCAGCTCGAAGCATTATACAAAAATATAGAGGAAACCACGCAGAATTTTCTAGGATATCCGGTATCTAAAGATTTTGACTATTCCGATCTTTTACCTTTTTTAAAATTTCCACTCAATAACCTTGGAGATCCTTTTGGAGAATCTACCTATCGGGTAGATTCCCGGGCGATGGAACGAGAAGTAGTTCATTTTTTTGCAGAACAGTTCAGAGCAGATCCGGATAATTTCTGGGGGTATGTTACTAATGGAGGATCAGAAGGAAACCTGTATGGGTTATATCTTGCCAGAGAACTGTACCCTAAGGGGATGGTATATTTTTCTGAGGCTACCCATTATAGTGTACAAAAGAATATTACTTTACTCAATATGGATTTTGTCAAAGTGCGGGCACAGGAAAATGGAGAGCTTGATTATCAGGATCTTCGCGAAGCTATTGGTTATAACAGACATCGTCCTGTGATTGTTATAGCCAATATAGGAACCACCATGACCGAGGCCAAAGATAACCCTGCCAGGATAGCGTCTATAATACAGGATATGGCAATAAGTGGTCATTACATTCATGCAGATGCTGCATTAGCAGGAGGGTTTGCTCCTTTTATCGATCCACGACCAATCTTTGATTTTCAGGATGGAGTAGATAGTATTTCGGTCAGTGGTCATAAGTTTATTGGATCTCCTATGCCATCAGGAGTTGTGATTGTCAAGAAAGATAACCGGGATCGTATTGCCAGGAATATCGCCTATATTGGTAGTGCCGATGCGACTATCACCGGTTCCAGAAACGGACATAGTCCTTTATTTTTATGGTATGCTATCAAGAAATTGGGAGTGGAAGGTTTTACAAAACGTACGCGTCACAGTCTTGCTGTAGCCGCTTATACCCTCAAAAAATTACAGACACTGGGGATAGATGCCTGGAGGAATCCCAATGCTATTACCGTTGTGTTTCCGGCTCCTCCTGTAGCCATTATTGACAAATGGCAATTGGCCACAGAAAACGGACAATCACATATTATTTGTATGCCAAATGTAAGTTTTGATCAGATCGACCTACTAATACAAGATCTAAAAGAAACCATGATCATACCCGCATAA
- a CDS encoding MBL fold metallo-hydrolase: MRYILPLLILLGCLVGCQQTKKSPVTTINPPTETADTVIAQLLTDLHITPIHHASFIIQWKETTIFIDPVNAAAFNQHPDPDIILITDIHGDHMHIETLDSLHLEKTQLITPQAVAEKLPAAYTDYLVVLNNGEKKEVGPVIVEGIPMYNLREEALQYHPKGRGNGYVLTLGSKKIYISGDTEDIPEMKALTDIDIAFVCMNQPWTMTVDRAIPAVMSFKPKLVYPYHYRGKEKDSDVVRFKNKLQQKNPEINVVLLDWYPNS; this comes from the coding sequence ATGCGATATATACTACCCCTGCTTATACTATTAGGATGCCTGGTTGGCTGTCAGCAAACAAAGAAATCCCCTGTGACTACAATAAACCCTCCCACTGAGACTGCGGATACAGTCATTGCACAACTATTGACCGATCTACACATTACCCCCATTCATCATGCTTCCTTTATCATTCAATGGAAAGAGACCACTATTTTTATCGATCCGGTCAATGCCGCTGCTTTTAATCAACATCCTGATCCGGATATCATTCTCATTACGGATATTCATGGAGATCATATGCATATAGAAACACTGGATAGTTTACACCTGGAAAAAACACAACTGATCACACCTCAAGCCGTGGCAGAAAAACTCCCTGCCGCATATACGGATTATCTGGTTGTGTTAAATAATGGAGAAAAAAAAGAAGTCGGTCCAGTTATTGTCGAGGGAATCCCTATGTATAACCTAAGAGAAGAAGCGTTGCAATATCACCCTAAAGGAAGAGGAAATGGGTATGTGCTTACTCTGGGATCCAAAAAGATCTATATTTCTGGAGATACCGAAGACATTCCCGAAATGAAAGCGCTTACTGATATAGATATTGCTTTTGTATGTATGAATCAACCCTGGACCATGACAGTGGATCGCGCCATACCCGCAGTGATGAGTTTTAAACCAAAACTGGTATACCCCTATCATTACCGGGGAAAAGAAAAAGATAGTGATGTGGTCCGCTTTAAAAATAAATTGCAACAAAAAAATCCGGAAATTAACGTAGTTCTATTGGATTGGTACCCGAATTCCTAG
- a CDS encoding SulP family inorganic anion transporter, which produces MNLKKRLAVKKLHKILPILASLETYTSATFKADIIAGITVGVILIPQGMAYALLMGVPSIYGLYACLIPLLLYAVFGTSRQLSIGPVAVTAILVNSGVSSIATPFTEEYIQLVVFCGLLIGIFQLLLSALRMGFLVNLISQPVIAGFISAAAIIIIISQFEEALGLAIPSFEYPHDKIWYILTHISDINGITFLMCIFSIVAILLLKKWKRSFPGALFVMVITTLCTYFFDLRTHGISVIADVPSGLPSMIVPPMSFTSLEALFPSVLTISFIGYVGSIGIAKSLEMKNRDHVVRPNQELFALGIGKIIGAFFQAVPSSGSYSRSAINDEAGGKTTISSLISVVMIVCSLLFLTSLFYYIPKAVLAAIILVSVLGLIDFKEAKYLMAVRRRDFIVMLITFFSTLIVGVEKGIFIGVVLSFIFLQYYSSRPHVAELVRIPDTVYYRNINRFPNAVRSEDYLIIRFDDQLYFGNAGYFKDEILGYLNKRTVMPKFLILDTTNMHDIDSTGIHVLEDIHLYLEELRIQLLISGTIGPVRDFLQRSHFMDKMGKEHYFMSITDAVTYAEKGTNHKHLHTAAIQYNTRRSFLD; this is translated from the coding sequence ATAAACCTAAAAAAACGATTAGCCGTCAAAAAACTACATAAAATACTTCCGATCCTCGCCTCTTTAGAAACCTACACATCCGCCACTTTTAAAGCGGATATTATTGCCGGTATTACTGTTGGGGTGATCTTAATTCCTCAGGGAATGGCCTATGCTTTGTTAATGGGTGTTCCTTCTATTTATGGGCTCTATGCTTGTCTGATTCCTCTTTTATTATATGCTGTCTTCGGAACTTCCAGACAATTGAGTATCGGTCCGGTGGCAGTAACGGCTATTTTGGTAAATAGTGGGGTGAGTAGTATCGCGACTCCTTTTACAGAAGAATACATACAGTTGGTTGTTTTTTGTGGTTTGTTGATCGGAATTTTTCAATTGCTGCTCAGTGCCCTGCGAATGGGATTTTTGGTCAATCTGATCTCACAACCGGTTATTGCCGGGTTTATATCAGCGGCTGCTATCATTATTATTATTTCTCAGTTTGAAGAAGCCTTGGGATTAGCAATTCCTTCCTTTGAATATCCACATGACAAAATATGGTATATTCTTACCCATATAAGTGATATTAATGGGATTACTTTTTTGATGTGTATCTTTTCAATTGTTGCCATTCTATTGCTTAAAAAATGGAAGCGTTCCTTTCCCGGAGCGTTGTTTGTAATGGTAATTACTACCTTGTGTACTTACTTTTTTGATCTCAGGACCCATGGAATTTCTGTAATTGCGGATGTTCCCAGTGGATTGCCATCAATGATAGTTCCTCCCATGAGCTTTACTTCATTAGAAGCCTTATTCCCATCTGTATTGACCATTTCATTTATAGGATATGTAGGAAGTATCGGGATTGCAAAGTCTCTGGAAATGAAGAATAGAGATCATGTAGTGCGACCGAATCAAGAATTGTTTGCATTGGGAATAGGAAAGATAATAGGAGCATTTTTTCAGGCAGTACCTTCTTCCGGGAGTTATAGCCGTTCTGCGATTAATGATGAAGCAGGAGGGAAGACCACTATTTCATCATTGATTTCTGTGGTTATGATTGTTTGCTCTCTGCTGTTTTTGACATCTTTGTTTTACTATATTCCCAAGGCTGTATTAGCGGCTATTATTTTAGTTTCTGTGTTGGGTCTGATTGATTTTAAAGAGGCCAAATACCTGATGGCAGTACGACGAAGGGATTTTATTGTGATGCTGATTACCTTTTTTAGTACCTTGATCGTAGGGGTAGAAAAAGGAATTTTTATAGGAGTGGTCTTATCTTTTATCTTTTTGCAATATTACAGTTCCAGACCGCATGTGGCTGAATTGGTACGTATTCCTGATACCGTATACTATCGGAATATTAACCGATTTCCGAATGCGGTTCGGTCAGAAGATTATCTGATCATTCGTTTTGATGATCAGCTGTATTTCGGGAATGCAGGCTATTTCAAGGATGAAATTCTCGGATATCTCAATAAGCGGACTGTAATGCCTAAGTTTTTAATTCTGGATACGACGAATATGCACGATATCGATAGTACAGGAATTCACGTTTTGGAGGATATTCACTTGTATCTGGAAGAACTCCGAATTCAATTACTGATCTCAGGAACTATAGGACCTGTCCGGGATTTTCTGCAACGTTCTCACTTTATGGATAAAATGGGAAAAGAGCATTATTTTATGAGTATTACAGATGCCGTTACTTATGCGGAAAAAGGTACAAATCACAAGCATCTTCATACTGCAGCCATTCAGTATAATACCAGAAGATCGTTTCTGGATTAA
- a CDS encoding M48 family metallopeptidase, whose product MNTRKRVLAWGAAILLLASCATNPFTGKKTLALVPNSQILPMAFQQYNQFLGDNKVVTGTRDAQLIKTVGQRIAKASERWLNANGYSGYLKDYKWEYNLVEDKTVNAWCMPGGKIVFYTGILPIAQNETGIAAIMGHEVAHALANHGQQRMSAGQIQQVAGVATSVAMSGKSQETQQIIGTAFGLGTQFGVMLPFSRSHETEADKIGLQLMAIAGYNPDEAANLWRRMKANSGGQAPPEFMSTHPSNDTRIANLTKWAPSAKAEARKFGVTTFK is encoded by the coding sequence ATGAATACGAGAAAAAGAGTACTGGCATGGGGTGCCGCAATACTTTTATTAGCCTCTTGTGCTACCAATCCTTTTACAGGAAAAAAAACACTGGCATTAGTTCCGAATTCTCAGATTTTGCCAATGGCATTTCAGCAATACAATCAGTTTTTGGGGGATAATAAAGTAGTGACAGGAACCAGAGATGCACAATTGATAAAGACAGTAGGGCAGCGTATTGCCAAAGCATCTGAGCGATGGTTAAACGCCAATGGGTATTCCGGTTATTTAAAAGATTATAAATGGGAATATAACTTAGTAGAAGATAAAACCGTAAATGCCTGGTGTATGCCAGGAGGAAAGATTGTTTTTTATACAGGAATCCTTCCGATTGCACAAAATGAAACAGGAATAGCTGCTATCATGGGACATGAGGTAGCACATGCATTAGCGAATCACGGACAGCAACGTATGAGTGCCGGGCAAATTCAGCAAGTAGCTGGGGTTGCTACATCAGTGGCTATGAGTGGAAAAAGTCAGGAGACACAACAAATTATAGGAACTGCTTTTGGGTTAGGAACACAGTTCGGAGTAATGCTTCCATTTAGTAGAAGCCACGAAACAGAAGCAGATAAAATAGGATTACAATTAATGGCGATAGCAGGGTATAACCCAGATGAAGCCGCTAATTTATGGAGACGTATGAAGGCTAATAGCGGAGGACAGGCACCACCGGAGTTTATGAGTACACACCCCTCTAATGATACGCGAATTGCCAATCTGACAAAATGGGCTCCTTCAGCAAAAGCAGAGGCAAGAAAATTTGGTGTTACAACATTTAAATAA
- a CDS encoding cation:proton antiporter, whose protein sequence is MDIFTSYNLIIGISLIIILSFIFNGIAKKTSIPAVLLLIVLGVFIQYGMKFIGASDSINFFPILEVLGIVGLIMIVLEAALELELKQEKLIPILKSFVIALVGLVASTYVAALILNTLIDGMSMQSAWLYATPLSILSSAIIIPSVTGLKNEKKEFHIYESTFSDILGIMMFYFLTGRLNPAEDSGVVGFSINLILTIVISLVVSYGIILIFQKIKSSVKLFLLIAVLLLLYALGKKMHLSSLIIILIFGLVIANMKLFFQGKLKGLLHFEKAKSIYHELHVITAETAFVVRTLFFVIFGITITLSSLLNLKVALISILIIVSIYVIRYALLKIFMGKDILPQLFIAPRGLITVLLFYAIPEAVTVAGFEPGILLFVIIGTSLIMTGGMINNKKIERLAATVMEEEIDEEILPETEEEAPEEDQSDSEE, encoded by the coding sequence ATGGATATATTTACTTCCTATAATCTGATCATCGGTATTTCTCTGATTATCATTCTCTCTTTTATATTTAATGGTATTGCCAAAAAAACAAGTATTCCGGCTGTGTTACTCCTCATTGTACTAGGCGTTTTTATTCAGTATGGAATGAAGTTTATTGGCGCTAGTGATAGCATCAACTTTTTTCCAATTCTGGAGGTGCTGGGCATTGTGGGATTGATTATGATTGTATTGGAGGCTGCCCTGGAACTGGAACTCAAACAGGAAAAACTGATTCCTATTCTCAAATCTTTTGTCATTGCATTAGTAGGACTTGTCGCTTCTACATATGTGGCGGCACTGATACTAAACACTTTGATTGATGGTATGAGTATGCAATCGGCCTGGTTGTATGCTACTCCTTTATCAATCCTTTCCAGTGCGATTATTATTCCGAGTGTAACAGGGTTAAAAAATGAAAAAAAGGAATTTCATATCTACGAGAGTACATTTTCAGATATTTTGGGAATTATGATGTTTTACTTTCTTACAGGACGTCTAAACCCGGCAGAAGATTCCGGAGTTGTTGGATTTAGTATTAACCTGATTCTTACGATCGTCATCTCATTAGTTGTCAGTTACGGGATCATTCTTATTTTTCAGAAAATTAAAAGCTCGGTAAAACTATTCCTTTTAATAGCGGTATTGTTACTGTTGTATGCATTGGGAAAAAAGATGCACCTATCCTCCTTGATTATTATATTGATTTTCGGATTGGTGATCGCGAACATGAAATTGTTTTTTCAGGGAAAACTCAAAGGGTTACTCCATTTTGAAAAAGCAAAATCTATCTATCACGAATTGCACGTAATTACAGCAGAAACAGCCTTTGTGGTACGTACATTATTTTTCGTCATTTTTGGAATTACGATCACACTCTCTTCCTTACTGAATCTAAAAGTGGCCTTGATCAGTATTCTGATTATTGTATCAATTTATGTAATTCGCTATGCCTTGCTAAAAATATTTATGGGAAAAGATATTCTCCCGCAATTATTCATTGCTCCAAGAGGGCTGATCACGGTATTATTATTTTATGCCATTCCCGAAGCAGTTACTGTAGCAGGTTTTGAACCGGGAATTCTTCTCTTTGTAATCATAGGTACCAGCTTGATAATGACTGGAGGAATGATTAATAATAAAAAGATAGAACGTCTGGCGGCCACGGTTATGGAAGAAGAAATAGATGAAGAAATACTTCCTGAAACGGAAGAGGAGGCACCCGAAGAAGATCAAAGCGATTCAGAAGAGTAG
- a CDS encoding OmpA family protein gives MITHLKKGIILLVAVGVVSSCDAIKNANNTQKGAVIGTTTGAVLGGIIGNNVGSKKNSALGAIIGGVVGGVAGGVIGKQMDKQAERIESEIPGAEVTRVGEGIDVVFDETSGVYFDTNKHNINAKSKETLNKLIGIFKEYPDTNIVVEGHTDSSGNDAYNMTLSEKRAKSVTNYLISQGLSAGRFTTYWHGETQPKYDNATAEGRAKNRRVELGIVANEKMIEDAKQ, from the coding sequence ATGATAACACATTTAAAAAAAGGAATCATTTTATTAGTAGCAGTAGGTGTAGTATCCAGTTGTGATGCTATCAAAAATGCAAATAACACACAAAAAGGAGCGGTTATTGGTACGACTACCGGAGCTGTTCTGGGAGGGATTATCGGAAATAACGTAGGGAGTAAAAAGAACTCTGCACTGGGAGCGATTATTGGTGGTGTTGTTGGTGGTGTTGCCGGAGGTGTTATAGGAAAACAAATGGATAAGCAGGCCGAGCGTATCGAATCAGAAATACCGGGAGCAGAAGTAACGCGGGTAGGAGAAGGAATTGATGTAGTATTCGACGAAACCAGTGGTGTGTATTTTGATACCAATAAGCATAATATCAACGCGAAGTCTAAAGAGACCCTTAATAAACTGATAGGTATCTTTAAGGAATATCCAGATACAAATATTGTAGTAGAAGGTCATACAGATAGTTCAGGAAATGATGCTTATAACATGACCCTGTCAGAAAAAAGAGCGAAATCTGTAACAAATTATTTAATCTCTCAGGGATTAAGCGCCGGAAGATTTACTACCTACTGGCATGGAGAAACACAACCAAAATACGATAATGCAACAGCAGAAGGAAGAGCAAAAAACAGACGCGTAGAACTGGGGATTGTTGCTAATGAAAAAATGATTGAAGACGCAAAACAATAA
- a CDS encoding MFS transporter: MQTLPKGHKKLLNAWAFYDWANSVYSLTIVSAVFPIFYGTLFEADETISIFGGEIRSTPLINYATAIGFIIVAVCSPILSGVADYIGNKKIFMKFFNYIGALSCIGLYWFSKETIYLSLFCYITALVGFWGSIVFYNSYLPDIAYPEQHDKISAKGYSMGYIGSVILLVVNLAMIMGAPSGAEKVASMKFSFILVGIWWIGFSQYSYYFLPKGTSTGHKITKGVLFKGFKELHGVWKGMTENIRLKRYLGAFFIYSMAVQTVMLVATYFGEQEINWGTDGEKTMGLIISILIIQLVAVGGAIITSRCSDKYGNVYTLIGINIIWVGICVYAYFITESIQFYGTAAVVGLVMGGIQALSRSTYSKFLPETEDTTSYFSFYDVAEKVGIVIGMGIYATVDLITGSMRNAVLFLVVFFVLGILLLCRVPKKEK; the protein is encoded by the coding sequence ATGCAAACACTACCAAAAGGACATAAGAAATTACTAAATGCCTGGGCTTTTTATGATTGGGCAAATTCCGTATATAGCCTTACAATTGTTTCGGCTGTATTTCCTATTTTTTACGGCACCCTGTTTGAAGCAGATGAGACTATTTCCATCTTTGGCGGGGAGATCCGAAGTACCCCTTTGATTAATTACGCTACAGCAATTGGTTTTATTATCGTAGCCGTCTGTTCTCCCATCTTATCCGGAGTGGCTGATTATATCGGTAACAAGAAAATATTCATGAAATTTTTTAACTATATCGGGGCGCTTTCATGTATAGGGCTTTACTGGTTTAGCAAAGAAACCATTTACCTCAGTTTGTTCTGTTATATTACGGCATTGGTCGGTTTTTGGGGGAGTATTGTTTTTTACAATTCTTACTTGCCGGATATTGCCTATCCGGAGCAACACGATAAGATTAGTGCCAAAGGGTATTCCATGGGATATATAGGAAGTGTTATTCTATTAGTTGTTAATCTGGCAATGATTATGGGGGCTCCGTCAGGAGCTGAAAAAGTCGCTTCAATGAAGTTTTCTTTTATTTTGGTAGGAATCTGGTGGATAGGATTTAGTCAATACTCTTATTATTTCTTACCCAAAGGAACCAGTACCGGGCATAAAATTACAAAAGGAGTATTGTTTAAAGGATTTAAAGAACTTCATGGAGTGTGGAAGGGCATGACAGAAAACATACGCCTGAAACGGTATTTAGGAGCTTTCTTTATTTATAGTATGGCGGTACAAACTGTTATGCTGGTCGCTACTTATTTTGGAGAACAGGAAATCAACTGGGGAACCGATGGAGAAAAAACCATGGGATTAATTATCAGTATTCTCATCATTCAGCTGGTGGCGGTAGGAGGAGCAATTATCACCTCCAGGTGCTCTGATAAGTATGGCAATGTATACACCCTTATCGGGATTAATATCATTTGGGTTGGGATCTGTGTATATGCATATTTTATTACCGAATCTATCCAGTTTTATGGGACGGCAGCTGTGGTAGGATTAGTCATGGGAGGAATTCAGGCATTGTCCCGATCTACCTACTCCAAGTTTTTGCCCGAAACAGAAGATACAACTTCTTATTTTAGTTTTTATGACGTCGCAGAGAAAGTTGGAATAGTTATTGGTATGGGGATATACGCAACGGTTGATTTAATAACCGGAAGTATGAGAAATGCTGTACTTTTTTTAGTAGTGTTTTTCGTATTAGGAATTCTCCTTTTATGTAGAGTTCCTAAAAAAGAGAAATAA
- a CDS encoding carboxypeptidase-like regulatory domain-containing protein — MKKRSDLLLLIALLCVQLHWGQQYYTIKDADDKTAVSYATISFGNGNGIFADAQGRFIFSKKIYKDIDSLYISAIGYKDLKISTQNIPASLVIQKDIAQLQEVIVTTEKYRKYKVRKKGAILHDNYFTSWLPTVESEIAVFFAKEYDKPTKIAAVYLPLLLDEARKGGKKTQFSTLFKMQFYENLKGAPGKRLFYDDIIFRVTHDDKATFELNIEEHKVFMPPNGFFIAIQVLGYTDKKGGLQHTKKYHEVETRKGLIKISTTFRPLLPFTNKIAGHTTFTRRIFYKNKTWQRFDKNYSDTNGLINKGFMNYGMGLKLHVMEPL, encoded by the coding sequence ATGAAAAAACGCTCTGACCTACTTTTACTTATCGCCCTACTCTGTGTACAATTACACTGGGGGCAACAATATTACACCATAAAAGACGCTGATGATAAGACAGCCGTATCTTATGCTACTATTTCTTTTGGAAATGGAAATGGTATTTTTGCCGATGCGCAGGGACGCTTTATATTTTCCAAAAAAATATATAAAGACATTGATTCTCTCTACATATCAGCTATTGGTTATAAAGATTTAAAAATAAGTACGCAAAACATTCCCGCTTCTTTGGTAATCCAAAAGGATATTGCACAATTACAAGAGGTGATCGTCACTACCGAAAAATACAGAAAATATAAGGTGAGAAAAAAAGGAGCTATCCTTCATGATAACTATTTTACTTCCTGGTTGCCTACGGTAGAATCAGAAATAGCCGTATTCTTCGCTAAAGAATATGACAAACCGACCAAAATAGCAGCCGTATATCTTCCGCTCTTATTAGATGAAGCCAGAAAAGGAGGGAAAAAAACACAATTCTCCACCCTTTTTAAAATGCAATTTTACGAAAACCTGAAGGGTGCTCCGGGAAAACGACTATTTTATGACGACATTATTTTCAGAGTGACTCATGATGACAAAGCTACCTTTGAGCTCAATATAGAAGAACACAAAGTATTTATGCCTCCTAATGGGTTCTTTATTGCTATACAGGTATTAGGATATACTGATAAAAAAGGAGGGTTGCAACACACGAAAAAATACCATGAAGTAGAAACCCGAAAAGGCCTGATAAAAATATCGACCACCTTCCGACCACTACTCCCCTTTACTAATAAAATAGCAGGTCATACGACCTTTACTCGTCGTATCTTTTATAAAAACAAAACCTGGCAGCGTTTTGATAAAAACTATAGTGATACGAATGGCTTAATCAATAAAGGCTTTATGAATTACGGAATGGGACTCAAATTACATGTAATGGAGCCTTTATAG
- a CDS encoding OmpA family protein, translated as MNSHKLKYLSVVVALFVSVQFTSCNAIKNASNSQLGGIIGAAGGAVIGGVIGNNIGDDGGELGAVLGGMIGGAVGGFIGNQMDKQAKKIQEEIPTVHVERVAQDIHIVFDENSGVYFKTNQYSLNESSRETIDKLIAVLQEYPKSNILVAGHTDSVGNENSNYILSKNRAESVAKYIISQGVHKERFTVQWHGEAVPKFDNDTPEGRAKNRRVEVTISPSKELVEEAKTSTRDF; from the coding sequence ATGAATTCACACAAATTAAAATATCTAAGCGTAGTAGTAGCGCTTTTTGTATCGGTACAGTTCACCAGTTGTAATGCCATTAAAAATGCCAGTAACTCTCAGTTAGGAGGAATCATTGGTGCCGCAGGGGGAGCAGTCATCGGAGGCGTTATCGGAAACAATATCGGTGATGACGGAGGTGAACTAGGCGCCGTATTAGGAGGGATGATTGGAGGAGCTGTAGGAGGTTTTATAGGAAATCAAATGGATAAGCAGGCAAAAAAAATCCAGGAAGAAATTCCAACGGTTCATGTAGAACGTGTAGCACAGGATATCCATATTGTATTTGACGAGAATAGCGGGGTGTATTTTAAGACGAATCAATACAGTCTTAATGAAAGCTCCAGAGAAACTATTGATAAGCTTATAGCTGTTTTGCAGGAGTATCCAAAATCGAATATTCTCGTAGCCGGGCATACTGATAGTGTGGGGAATGAAAACAGCAATTATATATTGTCCAAAAACAGGGCAGAGTCTGTGGCCAAATACATCATCTCACAAGGTGTCCATAAAGAACGATTCACTGTACAATGGCATGGGGAAGCCGTTCCAAAATTTGACAATGACACTCCAGAAGGACGTGCCAAAAACAGACGGGTAGAGGTAACTATCTCACCTAGTAAAGAATTAGTAGAAGAAGCAAAAACAAGTACACGTGATTTTTAA